Proteins co-encoded in one Yamadazyma tenuis chromosome 1, complete sequence genomic window:
- the ELP1 gene encoding Putative elongator complex protein 1 (COG:K; BUSCO:EOG09260JO5; EggNog:ENOG503NVRK): protein MRNLVILNKGNIVPSSQYYPETGPENVSYKAVFDVVSDSITFALTLINEGIIEIQQYLKTGDVNLLANFPISDPNSSLISFTHFVEMSQLILIYDNGDIISITYDLSNLDPDSSIIEIVGSIDVGLKTASWSPDEETLSLLTQENNLILLSRSFEPIVEKMLNPNDIKISKAKHVSVGWGKAETQFRGKGARALEREKEALKHAGLDLKDDSSQFRDPTVAQIQQGTISEFDNSSCKISWRGDCEFFSVITKEEVIIEDTDEMYARRVIRVFNRDGELDSVSEAIDGLEHNLAWKPQGSLIASTARHITEEGNAQLDVIFYERNGLRRGEFNTRLDSSFESISDIQWSSDSELLAFQLYDRVQLWTTKNYHWYLKQEIFVNQTNEFNTVSFIQFHPEKPLHLMIGTSMEGVSIVDLAYKVSSGPTILGDDIGISLVTDGSQIKLTPFGIANVPPPASFRELDIGSFNINDSAISKNNEYYALSTSSGDVILSYMRVNSLKSKHPKVVSTISRSEFLGPDEFIKQVAFINNSLLGVLVDGVNYSKVIIYDVSNLKNAVFLDAFDFETKVVLIRARSDFNALILESITGSVSQIDESLTITDVVSFPQLCRDLEVVVNATGTLTAFGISANGKLFANDTQVAVGVTSIKVTESHLLFTTAQSKLCFIHLDSATDNYKYDIFNSEFENQLVDERIRQIERGSILVSIIPSTYSVVLQAPRGNLETINPRIMVLSGVRKFIQAKDYKQAFLACRVHRIDLDILYDYDPSLFLNNLESFVKQIEKVDYLDLFVSGLHEEDVTLTKYKDTLKESDNSELMNEFQALQVNGIENHRKVIENKDKNIYNKDSKVNKVCEAVLAVLQKPVYFDKYLQTILTAYACQKPPNLSDSLKLIGTFKSAEQIEQSVIHLCFLSDVNKLYNTALGLYDVKLSLVIAQQSQKDPKEYLPFLQNLHIQPSKRKEFLIDDHLKNYEKALDWLYQLGDKSKSEFDDYVIEHTLYKKALYIYNYENNKERYNETLHMFAQHLRNEKNYAEAGFSFESLGELEEALECYIFSKNWKEALSIATNPSFAEDKLVESCESLSDGLVQDHRYSEAGFIQYNFLNNVNEAMRLYCKHYNYDMAILLAVKEKQPELVESIVDSQLNEGFGSVAELLADFKGQLNSQLRRLRELRAKKAEDPYGFYGIPNEDLDVPDNVSIAPSETSTAPSFFTRYTGKTAGTAKTGASRRSSKNRKREERKKAKGRKGTIYEEEYLIRSVGRLIDRMEQTQPDAIKLIEALIRRNMKEKAYQLQKNWLELVEFLKQNCEEIYKMEERDRERIDDSGEIYLIPEIPVPKINDFPISHTLDY, encoded by the coding sequence ATGAGGAACTTGGTCATACTCAACAAAGGAAATATCGTACCTAGTTCCCAATACTATCCTGAAACAGGGCCAGAAAATGTTTCGTATAAGGCTGTGTTCGATGTAGTTTCCGACTCCATTACTTTTGCATTaactttgatcaatgaaGGCATCATTGAGATCCAACAGTACTTAAAGACAGGAGAcgtcaacttgttggcaaATTTTCCTATTTCAGACCCAAATTCTTCACTTATATCATTCACACACTTTGTCGAAATGTCCCAGTTGATTTTAATTTACGACAATGGAGATATCATCCTGATCACTTATGATCTTAGTAACTTGGATCCCGATAGTTCAATtattgaaattgttggatcAATTGACGTGGGGTTGAAGACTGCCAGCTGGTCCCCAGATGAGGAAACTTTAAGTTTATTGACTCAagaaaacaacttgattcttctttcgAGGTCTTTTGAACCCATTGTAGAGAAGATGTTGAATCccaatgatatcaagattTCTAAAGCCAAACACGTCTCAGTGGGTTGGGGGAAAGCTGAAACTCAATTCAGAGGTAAAGGAGCCAGAGCTTTGGAAAGAGAAAAAGAAGCGTTGAAACATGCTGGATTGGATCTTAAAGATGACAGTTCTCAATTTAGAGATCCTACTGTTGcccaaattcaacaaggaaCTATTTCCGAGTTCGATAACCTGTCTTGCAAAATCAGCTGGAGAGGGGACTGTGAATTTTTCAGTGTTATTACGAAGGAGGAAGTCATAATTGAAGATACGGACGAAATGTATGCCAGAAGAGTCATCAGAGTGTTCAATAGGGACGGAGAATTGGACTCTGTTTCAGAAGCTATTGATGGGTTAGAACATAACTTGGCCTGGAAGCCACAAGGCTCCCTAATTGCCTCTACTGCCAGACATATCacagaagaaggaaatgCCCAATTGGATGTGATATTTTATGAGAGAAACGGATTGAGAAGAGGCGAGTTTAATACAAGATTAGATTCTAGTTTCGAACTGATTTCGGATATCCAGTGGTCTAGTGACTCAGAATTATTGGCTTTTCAATTGTATGATAGAGTCCAATTATGGACAACCAAAAACTACCATTGGTATTTAAAACAGGAGATATTTGTCAACCAGACTAATGAGTTTAACACGGTTCTGTTCATTCAATTTCACCCAGAAAAGCCTCTCCATTTAATGATTGGTACGTCTATGGAAGGAGTTTCTATTGTCGATCTTGCCTACAAAGTTAGTTCTGGACCAACTATCTTGGGAGATGATATTGGtatttctttggtgacTGACGGTTCTCAAATCAAATTAACACCTTTCGGAATTGCCAATGTTCCACCTCCAGCATCTTTCAGAGAATTGGATATTGGGtctttcaacatcaacgaCCTGGCTATCAGCAAGAATAACGAATATTACGCTCTATCCACTAGTTCTGGAGACGTTATTTTGAGCTATATGAGGGTCAATCTGTTGAAGAGTAAACACCCCAAGGTTGTTTCAACTATCAGCAGGTCCGAGTTTCTAGGACCAGATGAGTTTATCAAACAAGTGGCatttatcaacaactcaCTTTTGGGAGTTTTAGTTGACGGAGTGAACTACTCCAAGGTCATAATTTACGATGTTTCCAACTTAAAGAATGCAGTATTTTTGGATGcttttgactttgaaaccaaagtGGTTTTGATCAGAGCTAGATCAGACTTCAACGcattgatcttggagtCGATTACTGGTTCAGTCTCTCAGATCGATGAGTCGTTGACTATCACAGATGTGGTAAGTTTCCCACAATTATGCCGTGATCTAGAAGTTGTGGTTAATGCAACGGGAACTTTAACAGCTTTTGGAATCTCGGCCAATGGTAAGTTGTTCGCCAACGACACCCAAGTGGCCGTGGGTGTTACTTCTATCAAGGTGACAGAATCTCATTTGTTGTTCACAACTGCCCAATCCAAGCTTTGTTTCATACACTTGGATTCTGCCACTGATAACTACAAATACGATATTTTCAACTCTGAGTTTGAGaaccaacttgttgatgaaagaaTACGACAAATCGAAAGAGGTTCTATTCTCGTATCGATAATACCTTCAACATATTCGGTGGTTTTACAAGCTCCAAGGggaaacttggaaaccatcAACCCAAGAATCATGGTGTTATCGGGAGTTCGTAAGTTCATTCAAGCCAAAGACTACAAACAAGCATTTTTGGCTTGCAGAGTTCACAGAATCGATTTGGACATTTTATATGATTACGATCCATCATTGTTCttaaacaacttggaaagtttTGTCAAGCAGATTGAAAAAGTGGACTACCTTGATTTATTTGTCTCTGGGTTAcatgaagaagatgtcaCATTAACCAAGTACAAAGATACTTTGAAGGAATCAGATAATTCTGAGTTGATGAATGAGTTTCAAGCTCTACAAGTTAATGGCATTGAAAATCACCGAAAAGTCATAGAAAACAAAGACAAGAACATTTACAACAAGGACTCTAAGGTTAATAAAGTGTGCGAGGCGGTTTTGgcagttcttcaaaaaccgGTATACTTCGACAAATATTTGCAAACCATCTTAACTGCGTATGCATGTCaaaaaccaccaaacttgTCAGACTCCTTGAAATTGATCGGAACATTCAAATCTGCTGAGCAAATTGAACAATCAGTAATCCACTTGTGTTTCTTACTGGATGTTAACAAGTTGTACAATACTGCATTGGGATTATACGATGTCAAATTGTCATTAGTTATTGCGCAACAGTCTCAAAAGGATCCAAAGGAATACTTGCCTTTTCTACAAAACTTGCATATTCAACCCTCAAAGAGAAAGGAGTTCTTAATTGATgaccacttgaagaattatGAGAAGGCCCTTGACTGGTTGTACCAATTAGGAGACAAATCTAAAAGTGAGTTTGATGACTATGTAATTGAGCACACATTGTATAAGAAAGCCTTATACATCTACAACTACGAAAATAACAAGGAAAGGTACAACGAGACCTTGCACATGTTTGCCCAGCATTTACGTAACGAGAAGAACTATGCCGAAGCTGGGTTCAGTTTCGAATCGTTGggagaattggaagaagctCTCGAATGTTATATTTTCAGCAAAAACTGGAAAGAAGCTTTATCTATTGCTACCAATCCTTCTTTCGCCGAAGATAAGTTAGTAGAGTCTTGTGAATCATTGAGTGATGGGTTAGTACAGGATCACAGATACTCGGAGGCTGGGTTCATTCAGtacaactttttgaataATGTCAATGAGGCTATGAGATTATACTGTAAGCATTACAACTACGATATGGCAATTCTTTTGGCagtcaaagaaaaacaacCCGAGTTAGTGGAAAGTATTGTCGACTCTCAGTTGAATGAAGGATTTGGTTCTGTGGCCGAACTTCTTGCTGACTTCAAGGGACAATTGAACTCCCAATTAAGAAGATTAAGAGAGTTGAGAGCGAAGAAGGCCGAAGATCCATATGGCTTTTATGGAATTCCAAATGAAGACCTTGATGTCCCTGATAATGTGTCTATTGCTCCATCTGAAACATCTACAGCCCcatccttcttcaccagATATACCGGGAAAACTGCTGGGACTGCCAAAACAGGTGCATCTAGAAGATCTTCTAAGAATCGTAAGAGAGAAGAAAGGAAGAAGGCCAAGGGGAGAAAAGGTACTATttatgaagaagaatacCTTATCAGGTCAGTCGGGCGTTTAATCGACAGAATGGAACAAACTCAGCCTGATGCCATTAAGTTAATCGAAGCGTTGATCCGAAGGAACATGAAAGAAAAAGCAtaccaacttcaaaagaaCTGGCtcgagttggtggaattCTTGAAACAAAATTGTGAAGAAATTTACAAGATGGAAGAAAGAGACAGAGAAAGAATCGATGATAGTGGAGAAATCTACTTGATTCCTGAAATTCCTGTTCCAAAGATAAATGATTTCCCCATCAGCCATACCCTAGACTATTAA
- a CDS encoding uncharacterized protein (COG:S; EggNog:ENOG503NXFH) has protein sequence MADSLPRLVRTSSLHPEFIRQNLGLVNTPIKLLFDKDTSTVTENWTEEEVRQQRRLVKFEFVSLTNADFLVNFKPIPKSEFTNDTPIISCIYWQEKDLHIVTSVDIILLLEFLIQQSFSIEEKNRIRRNLQSLQPLTITRSNKNYERFFQLIMSMEDPRPRNIEKDLKVFKWTDLCSALNKVISKYCSRANASDNPISNTEAIGLNSTTATPTYHPTNAHTNLITSMSPTDDKLTPVPGAADTFLPLERIKVMRKKSQTGIPSTNLYFSTHLQNKHKVYQNGIAPTDPVPLKQRHMDTAAPAIVSGSAISTPVANPSSENGPPNVASAISTPVTNSNSENGPPNVASAIVAGNDFTVVKPERISEDQIEINNESSGIEYDSADSPDSGTMAVSSSDDQIEKSGTNLSKNSNSADDEYMGDDEFASTSFDNVSKSDVSSIKANPGSYKANSKDFESKYAKRSSRNGPTLTLENPVKKGLLFKGPKESYSGGSGSRSSGVFSDRKNTYLGQNTGVTSVDNGSDNFKVNKSGYTLNRHNDPFNSISKFAQDQSDRIFGHKNQPVQYPSSDQPYYQYPDVSQLQHVDNGPKLTMGGVSKVGSGPTQPQSDIKLPSLEEYLITNRNHQQDHQVKLPPIIKNSNPNRNVYSDTLNSTSLLRYSESADGTRKPHNHHYPV, from the coding sequence ATGGCAGACAGCTTGCCTCGCCTAGTAAGGACCTCCTCCTTACATCCAGAGTTTATCAGACAAAACCTTGGTCTCGTCAACACTCCCATAAAGCTCTTGTTTGATAAAGACACCAGCACCGTGACGGAGAATTGGacggaagaagaagtcagaCAACAACGACGTCTCGTGaagtttgaatttgtcaGTCTAACCAATGCTGATTTTCTTGTAAATTTCAAGCCCATCCCCAAGTCGGAGTTTACCAACGACACACCCATAATCTCGTGTATCTACTGGCAGGAGAAAGATCTTCATATCGTCACCTCGGTTGATATCATTTTACTTCTTGAGTTCTTGATCCAGCAAAGTTTTTCAATCGAAGAAAAAAATAGGATCAGAAGAAACCTTCAAAGTTTACAGCCTTTGACCATAACCAGGTCCAACAAGAACTATGAGCGGTTTTTCCAGCTTATTATGTCCATGGAAGATCCGAGACCCAGAAATATCGAGAAGGATCTCAAGGTTTTCAAGTGGACTGATTTGTGCAGCGCCTTAAACAAAGTCATATCCAaatattgttcaagagCAAATGCCAGTGATAATCCTATCTCCAATACAGAGGCCATAGGCCTCAACTCAACGACCGCTACGCCCACATATCATCCAACTAACGCCCACACAAATCTAATTACCTCCATGTCACCAACAGACGATAAACTTACACCGGTGCCAGGAGCAGCCGATACGTTTCTCCCTCTTGAACGAATCAAAGTAATGAGGAAAAAACTGCAAACTGGAATCCCTAGCACCAATCTTTATTTCAGTACgcatcttcaaaataaGCATAAAGTTTACCAAAACGGAATTGCTCCAACTGACCCGGTACCCTTGAAGCAACGGCACATGGATACTGCAGCGCCCGCTATTGTCTCAGGCAGTGCCATTTCTACTCCAGTGGCCAATCCGAGTTCTGAAAACGGACCCCCCAATGTGGCTAGTGCTATTTCTACTCCCGTTACCAATTCGAATTCTGAAAATGGACCACCCAATGTGGCTAGTGCCATTGTGGCTGGGAATGATTTCACCGTCGTCAAACCCGAGCGCATAAGCGAAGACCAAATCGAAATTAACAACGAATCTTCGGGTATCGAGTATGATTCAGCTGACTCTCCGGATTCGGGAACCATGGCTGTTTCGTCTTCTGATGaccaaattgaaaaatCGGGAACCAATTTACTGAAGAACTCCAATTCGGCTGATGATGAATACATGGGAGATGATGAGTTTGCAAGTACCTCTTTCGACAATGTCTCAAAGTCCGATGTCAGCTCTATTAAGGCCAATCCTGGTTCATACAAGGCAAATTCGAAGGATTTTGAATCGAAGTATGCGAAGCGAAGTTCGAGAAATGGTCCTACCTTAACTCTTGAAAACCCCGTAAAAAAGGGTTTGTTGTTTAAAGGACCTAAAGAATCTTACAGTGGAGGTAGTGGATCACGGTCTTCGGGTGTGTTCAGTGATAGAAAAAATACTTACCTCGGTCAAAACACCGGGGTAACCAGTGTGGACAACGGAAGTGATAACTTTAAAGTAAACAAAAGTGGATATACCCTCAATAGGCATAATGATCCTTTCAATAGTATCAGCAAATTTGCCCAAGACCAAAGTGACCGGATCTTTGGCCATAAAAACCAACCTGTACAATACCCATCTAGTGACCAACCCTACTATCAATACCCAGATGTTTCACAGCTTCAACATGTGGATAATGGGCCAAAGTTGACTATGGGAGGTGTTTCCAAGGTTGGTTCAGGACCAACCCAACCTCAAAGTGATATCAAATTACCTTCCTTAGAGGAATACTTGATTACCAATAGGAATCACCA
- a CDS encoding U-box-domain-containing protein (COG:O; EggNog:ENOG503NWQZ): MNHLRSALSSSFLSPSYWEKAQMEIEQNRQLVKGSPATISKYVYKDIQLVKEQIKAYNSQNKAFTRNIVLYKLFKMIEKSNTDSLNALKQKHNYTTNVTYYKQLLQLNKRFLREYDDVLSMMKNDHTNGLLSKAKAKIASSSTASHVYRPLDDVPDDLVDPLSYEVFQDPVVTPGGITYEKAIILDHLDRNGNFDPITRETLKPAQLYPNLAVKNSITSLIGQSS, from the coding sequence ATGAACCATTTAAGATCTGctttgtcaagttcattcTTATCACCATCTTACTGGGAAAAAGCACAAATggaaattgaacaaaaccGTCAATTGGTCAAAGGATCCCCGGCAACTATTTCCAAGTATGTCTACAAAGATATTCAACTTGTGAAAGAACAGATAAAAGCATACAATTCACAAAACAAGGCATTCACTCGGAACATAGTGCTCTACAAGCTCTTCAAGATGATTGAAAAATCCAATACAGACCTGCTCAATGCCCTTAAACAAAAACATAAttacaccaccaatgtTACATACTACAAACAGCTTTTGCAACTAAACAAGCGATTCTTGAGAGAATACGATGACGTtttgctgatgatgaaaaatGACCACACAAACGGCTTATTGTCCAAAGCTAAAGCTAAGATAGCATCATCCAGCACTGCATCTCATGTCTATAGACCTTTAGATGATGTTCCCGACGATTTAGTTGACCCTTTGTCGTACGAGGTATTTCAAGATCCTGTGGTGACTCCTGGTGGGATTACCTACGAAAAAGCTATCATTCTAGACCATTTGGATCGAAATGGAAACTTTGATCCCATCACTAGGGAAACTTTGAAGCCGGCTCAATTATATCCCAACTTAGCGGTGAAAAACTCAATTACTAGCTTAATTGGACAGAGCAGTTAA